DNA sequence from the Chlamydiota bacterium genome:
GGACTTCCTCGAGAAGGGGTGCAAGCTCAGGTTCCGGCTGGTCTACCGCGGAAGGGAACTCGCCCACATGGAGATGGGCATCAACCTGCTCAAGCGGATCGAGGAGGACGTGAAGGACCTCGGGCAGGTGGAGATGTATCCCAAGACCTTCGGCAGAAACGTGATCATGATGTTCGCGCCGCGTCCCGGGGCCTCGAAGCCCCGGCCCGCGGACGGGCAGAAAAAGGACGGCGGCGATGCCAAGGCTGAAAACGAACCGCTCGGCGGCCAAGCGGTTCAGCAAGACGGCGCGCGGCAGGTTTAAGAAGAAGCTCGCCTGCACGAGCCATATCATGACGAAGAAGAGCCGCAATCGAAAAAGAAAACTCCGGGGGACCAGCGTTGTCAGCCCCGTGGAGCAATCGATGCTCAGGAAGGTTTTGCCGTACGCCTGAGATGGTGTGAGAGGAGGGTCACGTGGTCAAGGCCAGCAACGCCCCCGCTTCCAGGAAGAGGAGGAGGAGGGTCCTCAAGCGCGCGAAAGGGTACCGGAGCGCGCGCGGGAGCCTCATCCGTCTCGCGACGGAAGCCGTCGAGCGGGGGCTCGCATACGCATACAGGGACCGCAAGGCGCGGAAGCGCGATTTCCGCGGGCTCTGGATCACCCGGATAGGGGCGGCCTGCAAGGCCGAGGGGCTTTCCTATTCGCGGTTCATCGCCGGGCTCAAGAAGGCCCGGGTCGCGCTCGACAGGAAGGTCCTGGCGGACCTCGCGGTGCGCGACAAAGACGTCTTCGTGGAACTGGTGAAGGTCGCCCGGGGAGCGGCGGCCGAATAAGGCGGGAGAGCGGCGCAGAGAGACCATCGACGAGGGAGCGCATGCGATTCGTTTACCATACAGACCGGAACACCGGACGCGCGGCCGAAGAGACCACCGGCGGCGCGTTTCCCGGGTAGCGGCGCGCCGGTCTGCCGCGCACGTTCCGCCCCCGCCGTTCCTCTCCGCCCGCGTACCCCGCGTCACAGGGGTGTTCGGCTCCGGATGAAAGACAGGATCGAAGCCCTCCGCGGAGAAGCCGTCCGTCTCATCGCCGCGTGCCCGTCGCGCGACGCCCTCGATGCGCTGCGGGTCAGATTCCTCGGGCGGAAGGGCGCCG
Encoded proteins:
- the rpmI gene encoding 50S ribosomal protein L35, translated to MPRLKTNRSAAKRFSKTARGRFKKKLACTSHIMTKKSRNRKRKLRGTSVVSPVEQSMLRKVLPYA
- the rplT gene encoding 50S ribosomal protein L20; the protein is MVKASNAPASRKRRRRVLKRAKGYRSARGSLIRLATEAVERGLAYAYRDRKARKRDFRGLWITRIGAACKAEGLSYSRFIAGLKKARVALDRKVLADLAVRDKDVFVELVKVARGAAAE